The window GCCGCCGTGCGGCGCGGCGGATACTCGACCTGGGGAATCTCGCTCGCGCGGCCCGCGGACTCCACGCTCGCGTTCCAGGGACGCGGGATCGCCGCGAACATCCACGCCGCGCCGAGAAGCGCCATGTTCTTCGTGAAATTCACCATGTCCGCCATCCGTGCCGCGCCGGCTTCCTTCCAGAACGCGTGCATGAAGATCGACACGGGAATCAGGAACACCGTGATCGCCGTGATGCCGACGACCGGCTTCCAGCCCAGGAGGAAGCTCACGCCCGCGATCAGGAGAAGCACGCCGGCCGCCGGCACGGCGATCTCGGGAAACGGAACGCCTTTCGATGCCGCGAATCCGGCGAGCATCGTCCGGTTCACGAAATGGTCCGCGGCGTTGTACAGGAAGAACGCTCCGACGATGATTCTGCCCATCAGGAATGCCGTCTTCATCGGGCCTCCTTTCGTTTGCCCGACGTCGAATCCTGCAAGATTCATGAAAACTTGGGCGCGCCGTCGGCGCTTCGACGGTTATCGTGTATTGTGTGGGACCGGCCTCGTCGGCGCCGGAACCATTTCGGCACCCTGATTGCAGCCGATTCGACCTCACGGAGGTCGTCATGAAAGCCGCTCGGATCCACGCGTTCGGGAGCTCGAAGAAAGTGAAGGTCGAGGAGGTGGAGCGGCCCAGGCTCCGAAAGAACGCCGCGCTCGTCCGTGTCCACGCGGCGGCCGTCAATCCGGTCGACTGGATGGTCGTCGAAAAGATCTACAACCCGA of the Thermoanaerobaculia bacterium genome contains:
- a CDS encoding DoxX family protein, whose protein sequence is MKTAFLMGRIIVGAFFLYNAADHFVNRTMLAGFAASKGVPFPEIAVPAAGVLLLIAGVSFLLGWKPVVGITAITVFLIPVSIFMHAFWKEAGAARMADMVNFTKNMALLGAAWMFAAIPRPWNASVESAGRASEIPQVEYPPRRTAAG